A single window of Prochlorococcus marinus XMU1410 DNA harbors:
- a CDS encoding glycosyltransferase — protein MIVIHLSNEDSFKDGGIYFYIRNLLYYQKQIGINSFWITCRNNNVKVKKSEILKSISNLKPDIIHIHGIWALPTFMINDLLKITKNIIVAPHGMLHKNALKQSKIKKKLALLFYEKKNIEKTSFIHVLNKSEGKDVKKIFKKKTFRIISTGISIPTSSKAIYSHSWLDKIKKQDKILLFLGRLENQKGIRELLEIWIESREEAKKYGWWLLVVGFGSYSDKVNESSLNPSNRIIFNGKAFGKEKESIFRISDAYILPSKWEGLPITVLEALSNKLVCLLTKECNLEKLKKLKSSIEINIDKKKMKKTIIKLFKLTNSELKKRSTIGHKYVKNEHDWLNIAKQSEAYYRDLLSKEN, from the coding sequence ATGATAGTAATTCATCTTTCAAATGAAGATTCCTTTAAAGATGGAGGAATTTATTTTTATATAAGAAATTTACTATATTATCAAAAGCAGATAGGAATAAATAGTTTTTGGATAACTTGCAGGAATAATAACGTAAAAGTTAAAAAATCTGAAATTTTAAAATCTATAAGTAATCTCAAACCAGATATTATTCATATTCATGGTATCTGGGCCCTCCCAACATTTATGATTAATGATTTGCTTAAAATCACAAAAAATATTATTGTTGCACCTCATGGAATGCTACATAAAAATGCATTAAAACAGTCAAAAATAAAAAAAAAGTTGGCTTTATTATTTTATGAGAAAAAAAACATTGAAAAAACTTCTTTTATCCATGTATTAAATAAGAGTGAAGGAAAAGATGTAAAAAAAATATTTAAAAAAAAAACTTTTCGTATTATTTCCACAGGCATCTCTATTCCAACCTCATCTAAAGCTATCTACTCTCATTCCTGGTTAGATAAAATTAAGAAACAAGATAAAATATTACTTTTTTTAGGCAGATTAGAAAATCAAAAAGGAATAAGAGAATTATTAGAAATATGGATAGAATCTCGAGAAGAAGCAAAAAAATATGGATGGTGGCTTTTAGTTGTTGGATTTGGCAGCTATTCAGACAAGGTAAATGAGAGTAGTCTTAATCCAAGCAATAGAATAATTTTCAATGGTAAAGCTTTTGGGAAGGAAAAAGAATCTATATTTAGAATCTCTGATGCTTATATTCTGCCATCCAAATGGGAAGGTTTACCTATCACAGTTCTTGAGGCTTTATCTAACAAATTAGTATGTTTATTAACAAAAGAATGTAATTTAGAAAAATTAAAGAAATTAAAGTCTTCAATAGAAATTAATATTGATAAGAAAAAAATGAAAAAAACTATTATTAAGCTTTTCAAATTAACAAATTCTGAATTAAAAAAAAGATCAACAATTGGCCATAAATATGTCAAAAATGAGCATGATTGGCTTAATATAGCTAAACAAAGTGAAGCTTATTACAGAGATTTATTATCAAAGGAAAATTAA
- a CDS encoding putative colanic acid biosynthesis acetyltransferase, which produces MRRQNLYDYKLPPNWERGDSFIIETFWVIIFKPIVSSFIPGSSWRKLVLTIFGAKFGKSVRLNIGLKVKFPWKLIVGDFSWIGEDTWIDNIELVSIADNVCISQGVYFCTGNHNYKKMSFDLIANPIKVDSHAWIGAKSIIGPGYKIGKGSVITLGSVIKKDIPPNTILKNNRIFKI; this is translated from the coding sequence ATGAGGAGACAAAATTTATATGATTACAAATTACCACCAAATTGGGAAAGAGGAGATTCCTTTATAATAGAAACTTTTTGGGTAATAATTTTCAAACCAATAGTTAGTAGTTTTATACCTGGTTCATCTTGGAGGAAGTTAGTTTTAACAATTTTTGGGGCAAAATTTGGAAAATCAGTAAGATTAAATATTGGTTTAAAAGTAAAATTTCCTTGGAAATTAATTGTGGGTGATTTCTCTTGGATTGGTGAAGATACCTGGATAGATAATATTGAATTGGTATCAATTGCTGATAATGTTTGTATTTCTCAAGGAGTATATTTTTGTACAGGTAATCATAACTATAAAAAAATGAGCTTTGACTTAATTGCAAACCCAATTAAAGTTGATTCTCATGCTTGGATTGGAGCAAAATCAATAATTGGTCCTGGATATAAAATTGGAAAAGGCTCAGTGATTACTTTGGGTTCAGTAATTAAAAAAGATATTCCACCAAATACAATTTTAAAAAATAATAGAATTTTTAAAATTTAG
- a CDS encoding glycosyltransferase: MNSFVVLVPTQNSYKMIMRLAKSVQDQSFKRWKVIFIDGESQPEHVNWLKELCFKDKRFFYIKQKENFKGIFGAMNQGVEKVDLKNWLLFWGSDDWVIKQNTFEKLNYQIQKYSHLDLDLMICKGKYYNLDNSFYKNTYFKNIRNTKFIKKEEYIRYLFFGLTPPHQTTLINPNLFNKYKYNDDYQIAGDLNFFCRLCQEKKLSIVLLDLYIVSISVGGISSRNHNKRLTEVIDSYYLIFSKLFFIPFLTRYLRKILLLK; encoded by the coding sequence ATGAATAGCTTTGTAGTTTTAGTACCTACTCAAAATTCATATAAGATGATTATGAGATTGGCTAAATCTGTGCAGGACCAAAGTTTCAAAAGGTGGAAAGTTATTTTTATTGATGGTGAATCACAGCCTGAGCATGTTAATTGGCTTAAGGAATTATGCTTTAAAGACAAAAGATTTTTTTATATTAAACAAAAAGAAAACTTTAAAGGAATATTTGGAGCAATGAATCAAGGAGTAGAAAAAGTAGATTTAAAAAATTGGCTTCTTTTCTGGGGATCAGATGATTGGGTAATAAAACAAAATACTTTTGAAAAACTTAATTATCAAATACAAAAATATTCACATTTAGATTTGGATCTTATGATATGTAAAGGTAAATACTACAATCTTGATAATTCATTTTATAAAAATACTTATTTCAAAAATATAAGAAATACAAAATTTATTAAAAAGGAAGAATATATAAGATATCTTTTTTTTGGATTAACCCCGCCTCATCAAACAACATTAATTAATCCAAATTTATTCAATAAATATAAATATAATGATGATTATCAAATAGCTGGAGATTTGAACTTCTTTTGTAGATTATGCCAGGAAAAGAAACTTTCTATAGTTTTACTAGATTTGTACATTGTCTCAATATCTGTTGGTGGAATAAGTTCAAGAAATCATAATAAAAGATTAACAGAAGTCATAGATAGTTATTATTTAATATTCTCTAAATTATTTTTTATTCCTTTTCTAACAAGGTATCTTAGGAAAATATTACTTTTAAAATGA
- a CDS encoding NAD(P)-dependent oxidoreductase, translated as MKNILLFGGTTETGKFISKQFKNHFSNTKLFSFSRKKNQGIFLNLKSINFPEQLKNKEQTLIISLAPIWLIVPFLEKYLEQVNENNILGLIITSSTSTITKKYAWNEFDKKLSKKLSFWENRLFELKKLHNLDLTLLRPTLIYGDIGKKQDNNLSFLLEFMRKSLILPIPKDTGLRQPIHYSQLGESILFLAKRYKSHKFIKKKLNIINIGGDDEITYYEMINRIKNSLPTSDPVKRCFIIKIPNRFFFLISLPFLIFKPKFFAALERISINMNGFKKASQISKKIKRSFPVNLNIENISDVK; from the coding sequence ATGAAAAATATATTACTATTTGGAGGTACAACAGAAACTGGGAAATTTATTTCAAAACAATTTAAAAATCATTTTTCTAATACCAAACTATTTAGTTTCTCAAGAAAAAAGAATCAAGGAATATTTTTAAATCTTAAATCAATTAATTTCCCTGAACAGCTTAAAAATAAAGAACAAACTTTAATAATAAGTCTTGCTCCAATTTGGTTAATTGTTCCTTTTTTAGAAAAATATTTAGAGCAAGTTAATGAAAATAATATATTAGGATTGATAATAACCTCTTCAACATCAACAATTACAAAAAAATATGCATGGAACGAATTTGATAAAAAGTTGTCAAAAAAATTATCATTTTGGGAGAATAGATTATTTGAATTAAAAAAATTACATAACCTGGACTTAACATTATTAAGACCAACTTTAATTTATGGAGACATTGGTAAAAAACAAGATAATAACTTAAGCTTTCTTTTGGAGTTTATGCGTAAATCATTAATACTTCCAATCCCAAAAGACACTGGACTAAGACAACCAATACATTATTCACAACTCGGTGAGTCTATTCTATTTCTGGCAAAAAGATATAAAAGCCATAAATTCATTAAAAAAAAACTTAATATTATAAATATTGGAGGCGATGATGAAATAACTTATTATGAAATGATAAATAGGATTAAGAATAGTTTACCAACTTCAGATCCAGTTAAAAGATGCTTTATTATAAAAATACCTAACAGATTTTTCTTTTTAATATCATTACCTTTCTTGATTTTCAAACCTAAGTTTTTTGCTGCATTAGAGAGAATTTCAATTAATATGAATGGGTTTAAAAAAGCCAGTCAAATATCAAAAAAAATCAAAAGAAGTTTTCCAGTAAATTTAAATATTGAGAATATTTCAGATGTTAAATAA
- a CDS encoding glycosyl transferase family 4: protein MHNTPTPRGGGVIFVIMTIIPSIFYILLFGFSKELSIPFLLIPLSIIGLLDDQNSLSPKIKYFFQFLTCLFIYAIGNLFIDLNFLNFIGFITSVLIIIFFTGIINFINFMDGIDGLVSTCMLISILTSCIILGIHQSYLFLLGSIFAFILFNWHPAKIFMGDVGSTFLAAINISLICLSDNFIEAFNLLLILSPLIIDPIVCILRRFFYQQNIFKPHKLHLYQRLNLSGLRQDKVSLIYIGATLSLSISNIFFNINTTLLFVLILLFFGFYLDKNVAKSFIQTLKTN, encoded by the coding sequence ATGCACAATACCCCAACTCCTAGAGGAGGAGGAGTTATTTTTGTAATAATGACAATAATTCCAAGTATCTTTTATATTCTTCTTTTTGGATTTTCTAAAGAATTGAGCATTCCATTTTTATTGATCCCATTGTCAATAATTGGCTTACTAGATGATCAAAATTCATTATCACCAAAAATTAAATATTTTTTTCAATTTTTAACATGCTTATTTATTTATGCCATAGGAAATTTATTTATTGATTTAAATTTCTTAAATTTCATTGGATTCATTACTTCAGTTCTAATTATAATTTTCTTTACGGGAATTATAAACTTTATAAACTTTATGGATGGTATCGATGGATTAGTATCAACATGTATGTTGATTTCAATTCTTACAAGTTGTATTATTTTAGGAATTCACCAAAGCTATCTATTTCTACTTGGATCAATATTCGCTTTTATTTTATTTAATTGGCATCCCGCAAAGATTTTCATGGGAGATGTTGGAAGTACTTTTCTGGCCGCGATAAACATCTCTTTAATTTGTCTATCAGACAACTTTATTGAAGCATTTAATCTTTTACTTATTTTAAGTCCCTTAATAATTGATCCAATAGTATGTATTCTAAGAAGATTTTTCTATCAACAAAATATTTTTAAACCTCATAAATTACATCTTTACCAAAGACTAAATCTATCAGGCTTAAGACAAGATAAGGTATCATTAATTTACATTGGTGCTACTTTGTCTTTATCTATAAGTAACATATTTTTTAATATAAATACTACTTTATTGTTTGTATTAATTTTGTTATTTTTCGGATTTTACCTTGATAAGAATGTTGCAAAATCTTTTATTCAAACATTAAAAACAAATTAA
- a CDS encoding polysaccharide biosynthesis protein — MISNQYKPLTRFLDTHSFYSIILRNLLIISLPIFYLDIARFLTPKFIFWIIFLSICLFLQIGYRVLIKDLIDLLIKKYNRKERKNVVIYKADYLGFQLSNLLKSDGKYEIVCFLDDSPSLEGSSINAIPIKSISKFNKKRYKIDQFLIASESYSINKLKNLIKDLEKDNISILRFSPINKFKDLKEKSYFYPDISQQEILGRQKVRPIKKLLKASVNEEISVCINGAGGSIGSEICRQVAEMNPKYLIMIDFSEYNLFKINAELSELKAKETILIPKIINTEDKLSLIKTFKSYKVNLVFHAAAYKHVELIELNPIAGLKNNLLSTKSICEAAIESKIQKLILISSDKAVRPTNIMGGTKFLSELIIKKFSEQGNNYTKFAVVRFGNVIDSSGSVIPIFREQIKNGGPVTVTDPKMERFFMTISEAVHLVLQASVIANGGETYILNMGKPVKIIEIAKRMIISAGLKIKEHNKNGDIEIKIIGMKKGEKLNEELIFNGKTRNTIHPLINKADEKINLPENLFEIIDEIILLSNRNENDKALKIFSNLIKNYK; from the coding sequence TTGATTTCAAATCAATATAAACCACTTACAAGATTTCTTGATACCCATTCTTTTTACTCAATAATATTAAGAAATTTATTGATTATTTCCTTACCAATTTTTTATCTTGATATAGCAAGATTCTTAACACCTAAATTTATATTTTGGATTATATTCTTGTCTATTTGTTTATTTCTACAAATAGGATATAGAGTTCTAATTAAAGACTTAATAGATTTACTTATAAAAAAATATAATCGTAAGGAAAGAAAAAATGTTGTTATTTACAAAGCCGACTATTTGGGGTTTCAATTATCAAACCTATTAAAGTCAGATGGCAAGTATGAAATTGTTTGTTTCCTAGATGATTCACCTTCCCTAGAAGGAAGCTCAATAAATGCAATCCCAATAAAAAGTATTTCAAAATTTAATAAAAAGAGATATAAAATTGATCAATTCTTAATAGCTTCTGAATCTTATTCAATAAATAAATTGAAAAATCTAATAAAAGATTTAGAAAAAGATAATATTAGTATTTTACGTTTTTCCCCAATTAATAAATTTAAAGATTTAAAAGAAAAATCATATTTTTATCCAGACATCAGTCAACAAGAAATTTTAGGAAGGCAAAAGGTAAGACCAATAAAGAAATTACTTAAGGCAAGTGTAAATGAAGAAATATCTGTTTGTATAAATGGGGCAGGAGGTTCTATAGGAAGTGAAATATGTAGACAGGTCGCTGAAATGAACCCAAAATATCTAATAATGATTGATTTTAGCGAATATAATTTATTTAAAATCAATGCAGAACTTTCTGAATTAAAAGCTAAAGAAACCATACTAATACCAAAAATTATAAATACTGAAGATAAATTATCTTTAATCAAAACTTTTAAATCGTATAAGGTTAATCTTGTATTTCATGCCGCTGCTTATAAACACGTAGAATTAATTGAATTAAATCCAATTGCAGGATTGAAAAATAATTTATTATCTACAAAATCAATATGTGAAGCTGCAATAGAATCAAAAATCCAAAAATTGATATTAATATCTTCGGACAAGGCAGTTAGACCAACAAATATTATGGGAGGGACTAAATTTTTATCCGAATTGATTATTAAAAAGTTTTCAGAGCAAGGAAATAATTATACAAAATTTGCAGTAGTAAGATTTGGCAATGTAATAGATTCATCTGGTTCAGTAATACCAATATTCAGAGAACAAATCAAAAATGGTGGCCCCGTAACTGTAACTGATCCAAAAATGGAAAGATTTTTTATGACTATTTCTGAAGCTGTTCATCTTGTATTACAAGCCTCAGTAATAGCTAATGGAGGAGAAACATACATTTTAAATATGGGAAAACCTGTAAAAATAATTGAAATTGCAAAAAGGATGATTATTTCTGCAGGATTAAAAATTAAAGAGCATAATAAAAATGGTGATATTGAAATCAAAATAATTGGAATGAAGAAGGGTGAAAAACTTAATGAAGAATTAATTTTTAATGGTAAAACTAGAAATACCATTCATCCTCTTATTAACAAAGCTGATGAGAAAATTAATCTGCCAGAAAACCTTTTTGAAATTATTGATGAGATAATTTTACTTTCTAACAGAAATGAAAATGATAAAGCATTAAAAATATTTTCAAATTTAATTAAAAATTATAAGTAA
- a CDS encoding glycosyltransferase family 4 protein, producing MKKKFCVIQIGARYNYKIPLFFAENNSLACFYTDIHSSHLIFGILNFIPEILMTKSLIRLKKNRKLPFKLLKELVSDSFLNLFLKDSKIMERNLFKRVLDDNFRDCDAIYTNIITSDIDLISKAKKKGIYIIHEVFLNPFFSKIYADELLEFPEFNTKKDLNKEDNKTKFDIDLIKYNLADKIIVPSKYIYNAVVEKGVSKDKIKVIEPSSYDEDFLNVKTNPKRGRIIFVGRITLMKGIHYFAKVCREFLKEKKDYEFIAVGKNYLDLNNPLLLGPKYLGYLEKKDLKEIYRTADVFVLPSISDAFPAVHLEAMSFGIPVILTNACGSVVRDGNDGFIVPAKDYKIMKYKIEEIVENRNLRAKMSKSARLRVKNYDFKNYSKKLKEIIDF from the coding sequence ATGAAAAAAAAATTTTGTGTAATTCAAATAGGAGCTAGGTATAATTACAAAATACCTTTATTCTTTGCAGAAAATAATTCTTTAGCTTGTTTTTATACAGATATTCATTCAAGCCATCTAATTTTTGGAATTTTGAATTTTATTCCAGAAATCTTAATGACTAAAAGTTTAATAAGATTAAAAAAAAATAGAAAATTACCTTTTAAATTATTAAAAGAACTTGTTTCTGATAGCTTTTTAAACTTATTTTTAAAAGATTCAAAAATTATGGAAAGAAACTTATTTAAGAGAGTTTTAGATGATAATTTTAGGGATTGTGATGCTATTTATACAAATATAATAACAAGTGATATTGACCTAATTTCAAAAGCTAAAAAGAAAGGTATATATATTATTCATGAGGTTTTTTTAAACCCCTTTTTTAGCAAAATATATGCTGATGAGTTATTAGAGTTTCCTGAATTTAATACTAAAAAAGATCTTAATAAGGAAGATAACAAAACTAAATTTGACATTGATCTAATAAAATATAATTTGGCAGATAAAATTATAGTACCTAGTAAATATATATATAATGCCGTTGTTGAAAAAGGAGTCTCAAAAGACAAGATAAAAGTAATAGAGCCATCTTCTTATGATGAAGATTTTTTAAATGTTAAAACTAATCCAAAGAGAGGAAGAATCATATTTGTTGGAAGAATTACTCTAATGAAAGGTATTCATTATTTCGCAAAAGTATGTAGAGAATTTTTAAAAGAAAAAAAGGATTATGAGTTTATTGCAGTTGGCAAAAATTACTTAGATTTAAATAATCCACTATTATTAGGCCCTAAATATCTTGGATATTTAGAGAAAAAAGATTTAAAGGAGATTTATAGAACAGCAGACGTATTTGTATTACCTTCAATATCAGATGCTTTCCCTGCCGTGCATCTAGAAGCTATGTCATTTGGAATTCCAGTAATATTAACTAATGCTTGTGGAAGTGTTGTAAGAGATGGTAATGATGGATTTATCGTCCCAGCTAAGGATTATAAAATAATGAAATATAAGATTGAAGAAATTGTTGAAAATAGAAACCTAAGGGCGAAAATGAGTAAATCAGCAAGGTTAAGAGTAAAAAATTACGATTTTAAAAATTACTCTAAAAAATTAAAAGAAATTATTGACTTTTAA
- a CDS encoding SGNH/GDSL hydrolase family protein, whose product MNLKTLNNIFLIFFSIFIGFFISEFVARKIGLGNPLLYKNDELIGYRLRANQSKKRFKNSKITIDYEGFRVDPNQINSKNAEIIVFVGDSVTYGGSYIDDSELFSSIYCKSNSGLICLNSGVNGWGTYNMGRFLSNFAIYSERIPHKFILVILPGDDLRNLNKISSLPYWTRSPKNPKAINELINFVLWKYRVPILMSNNIENKKEPIKESAIKRKTINQAWADLDRYIESSKSKVDVILTPPRYWFEQSKKFNSEIEMYDNYLSMLLSNPNVSKTCNLYYLNKKLYSYNDYVDSVHLSKDGHKKWANHIKSCLKEK is encoded by the coding sequence ATGAATTTGAAAACACTAAATAATATATTTCTTATATTTTTTTCAATTTTTATTGGTTTCTTTATATCTGAATTTGTTGCTAGAAAAATAGGATTAGGCAATCCATTGCTTTATAAAAACGATGAATTAATTGGATATCGATTAAGAGCTAATCAAAGTAAAAAAAGATTTAAAAATTCTAAAATCACTATTGATTACGAAGGGTTTCGTGTTGATCCAAATCAAATAAATTCGAAAAATGCAGAAATCATTGTATTTGTTGGAGATAGTGTAACCTATGGAGGTTCATATATTGATGATTCTGAATTATTTTCTAGTATTTATTGTAAAAGTAATAGTGGACTAATTTGTTTAAATTCAGGAGTGAATGGATGGGGAACATATAATATGGGAAGGTTTTTATCTAATTTTGCAATATATTCAGAAAGAATTCCACATAAATTTATCCTTGTTATTTTACCTGGTGATGATCTGAGGAATCTTAATAAGATTTCAAGTCTTCCTTACTGGACAAGATCACCAAAGAATCCAAAGGCAATAAATGAATTAATCAATTTTGTTTTATGGAAATATAGAGTTCCAATTTTAATGAGTAACAATATTGAAAACAAAAAAGAGCCAATAAAAGAATCTGCAATAAAAAGAAAAACAATTAATCAAGCATGGGCTGATTTAGATAGATATATCGAATCTTCGAAATCAAAAGTTGATGTAATACTTACCCCACCAAGGTATTGGTTTGAGCAATCTAAAAAATTTAATTCAGAAATAGAAATGTATGATAATTATCTTTCAATGCTTTTAAGTAATCCAAATGTATCAAAAACTTGTAATCTATATTATCTTAATAAAAAATTATATTCCTATAATGATTATGTTGATTCAGTTCACTTGTCTAAAGATGGACATAAGAAATGGGCAAATCACATAAAATCATGCTTAAAAGAAAAATAA
- a CDS encoding FkbM family methyltransferase: MKKNTSLRKFELSFLDWFRKVLAHKLLVIISKENYKLRGNIQMAVFANDFVSNHVVIDGFYEKLLLDNIMFFLGSLKENTENWCFFDIGANIGNHSIYFADHVKEVHSFEPNPTVFKILQINSGFKKNINCYNFGLGEKKDKYNLNLNQENIAASFVDEENKNKDNIQDSISINIDTLDNLLENFNKVDLVKIDVEGFEENVLKGGKKFFKKFKPIILFEQLAELDKEKDLNIVSNLLLKQGYELYTFSYPIRNKNFLNRKLNNIKEIIFNKKIIEVDLVKITEITKEMIFSGQGQLILALPERLKKKIPND; this comes from the coding sequence ATGAAAAAAAACACTTCTCTAAGGAAATTTGAATTATCTTTTTTAGATTGGTTTAGAAAAGTTTTAGCACACAAGTTACTAGTCATAATTTCAAAAGAAAATTATAAATTAAGAGGCAATATTCAAATGGCAGTTTTTGCGAATGATTTTGTTTCTAACCACGTCGTGATAGATGGATTTTATGAAAAATTATTATTAGATAATATTATGTTTTTCTTAGGTTCTTTAAAAGAAAATACTGAAAATTGGTGTTTTTTTGATATTGGAGCAAACATTGGAAATCATTCCATATATTTTGCTGATCATGTAAAAGAAGTGCACTCATTTGAGCCCAATCCAACAGTTTTTAAAATACTACAAATAAATTCAGGTTTTAAAAAAAACATTAATTGCTACAATTTTGGACTTGGAGAAAAAAAAGACAAATATAATTTAAATTTAAATCAGGAAAATATAGCAGCATCCTTTGTAGATGAGGAAAATAAAAATAAAGATAATATTCAAGATTCAATTTCAATAAATATTGATACACTAGATAATTTATTAGAAAACTTTAATAAAGTAGATCTAGTAAAAATTGATGTTGAAGGTTTTGAAGAGAATGTTTTAAAAGGTGGCAAGAAATTTTTTAAAAAATTCAAGCCAATAATTTTATTTGAACAATTAGCTGAATTAGATAAAGAAAAAGATTTAAATATAGTATCGAATCTTCTTTTAAAACAGGGGTACGAACTTTATACTTTTTCTTATCCAATAAGAAATAAAAACTTTTTAAATAGAAAATTAAATAACATTAAAGAAATAATTTTTAATAAAAAAATTATTGAGGTAGATCTAGTAAAAATCACAGAAATAACAAAGGAAATGATTTTTTCGGGACAAGGTCAATTAATTTTAGCCTTACCAGAAAGGCTTAAAAAAAAGATTCCAAATGATTAG
- a CDS encoding glycosyltransferase family 4 protein, with protein MKILHFSSAIYPIDNGGTEAYINNLINEQKKFHNVNDVLWAVHKNGILDSQKGLLNDGKKIISPISANRLQSFTGDCSNFKSFEELLKSYSPDIVHLHNFNFKCGINHAILAKKFKCKLIITIHTTPCRCLGNAIFYSDPKLTGKFNDQICTANQLYEKGLPKPLAYLISHQKYFSFNPENKNIISRVLSCRKLTNKLHNNYKNFLEIADKIHVYAKWIENLIHNQGIPNNKVVLIRPGISQEIIKHKRKLMEDGVFKLIFFGRCDEQKGIHLIIKAIKQLSSKVPISLDIYSNGWTGDYSLYIEKLIKGDKRFNIHIGFNKDLIKKKLNGYDLVVIPSLWFETGPLVALEALSARIPIAATDRGGLKEILDNVDNCFLIKPISKCWKDLFLKMMLKKGEENEVKCLPQHTFKNVAEQMIQNLYFS; from the coding sequence GTGAAAATTTTACACTTTTCTTCTGCAATATATCCTATTGATAATGGAGGTACAGAAGCTTATATAAATAATTTAATAAATGAACAAAAAAAATTTCATAATGTAAATGATGTTCTTTGGGCTGTTCACAAAAATGGGATTTTAGATTCTCAAAAAGGTTTATTAAATGATGGCAAAAAGATTATCTCTCCAATATCTGCAAATAGACTTCAAAGTTTCACTGGAGATTGTTCTAATTTTAAAAGTTTTGAAGAACTTTTAAAAAGTTATTCTCCAGATATAGTTCATCTACATAATTTTAATTTTAAATGCGGAATCAATCATGCAATATTAGCTAAAAAATTTAAATGCAAATTGATAATAACAATTCATACAACCCCTTGTAGATGTTTAGGCAACGCCATTTTTTATAGTGATCCAAAATTAACTGGTAAATTTAATGATCAGATTTGTACTGCGAATCAACTCTATGAAAAAGGTCTCCCAAAGCCGTTAGCTTATTTAATTTCTCATCAAAAATACTTCTCTTTTAATCCAGAAAACAAAAATATTATTTCTAGAGTTTTAAGTTGTAGGAAACTAACAAATAAATTACACAATAATTATAAAAACTTTCTAGAAATTGCTGATAAAATTCATGTTTATGCAAAATGGATAGAGAATTTAATTCATAATCAAGGTATACCAAATAACAAGGTTGTTCTGATTAGACCAGGAATTTCTCAAGAAATTATAAAACACAAGAGAAAATTAATGGAGGATGGAGTTTTTAAATTAATTTTCTTTGGTAGATGCGATGAACAAAAAGGCATACATTTAATTATAAAAGCAATTAAACAATTAAGTTCTAAAGTACCAATTAGCCTTGATATTTATTCCAACGGATGGACAGGAGATTACAGTCTTTATATTGAAAAATTAATTAAAGGTGATAAGAGATTTAATATTCACATTGGCTTTAATAAAGACTTAATCAAAAAAAAATTAAACGGCTACGATTTGGTAGTAATTCCCTCGTTATGGTTTGAAACTGGCCCCTTAGTAGCACTTGAAGCTTTGTCTGCGAGAATACCAATTGCAGCTACCGATAGGGGTGGTTTAAAAGAAATATTAGATAATGTTGATAATTGTTTTCTAATTAAACCAATATCAAAATGTTGGAAAGATCTATTTCTAAAAATGATGTTAAAAAAAGGAGAAGAAAATGAAGTTAAATGCTTACCACAACATACTTTTAAAAATGTAGCAGAACAGATGATTCAAAATCTATATTTCTCTTAG